One genomic segment of Choristoneura fumiferana chromosome Z, NRCan_CFum_1, whole genome shotgun sequence includes these proteins:
- the LOC141434371 gene encoding uncharacterized protein: MAYNLGDRFQRDPEYYRFYDPGAYQYEDGHKITPSKFPFLSNTPRNTQSCKPIWTHSLYNTDMPRKIPNITSMMSKIPRFPYEAFSEEDLEAILCKCGIQPQCECPVEEKNQEPEILCQGRVPKHIFIGQPPGSKKFQRVKEVEISPPFYDARVNESTAFYQGCKWSKWSGNRNVKSLDEMPGPAHYSLERQPTDIDLCAEKVRAHKRKTSKQYRFIEMVQRRNILEGAPSPATYTPTEPKGTDLQYLGSKSDRFPISQYDISPGPADHWLKRDFDLSDPPEKPSRARLPEPACFGMKAQRFRPRKEEGPSPASYNSNYKPCQFVTCPKTPFGSATVRFKSDPIEDSDEEENVEESQNGESGKKEPCPSPTWQFRSKTVRMKLEKKPRNSRSTAISTPKSKITRSWQLQYIAPFLSSEGRFQPWCNYIPVFGKQVTPGPCYYNLEKPKCVPAVNRGPLCRCPRFHSPLFQSPAPNEYTVGGGVETILNTHNQKLRKNIENLHSFNWKPPVEPRKLTIEQKEILLLNKCINLCEPEPEVDESTPAQPQADGTDKDPLKKQKLLRYFLYTHQIPACS; encoded by the coding sequence atggcgTACAACTTAGGGGATAGATTCCAACGAGATCCAGAATATTATAGATTTTATGATCCTGGGGCTTACCAGTATGAGGATGGCCATAAAATAACACCATCTAAATTTCCATTTCTTTCGAATACACCACGAAACACACAGAGTTGTAAACCAATATGGACCCATTCTCTTTATAATACCGATATGCCTAGGAAAATACCAAATATCACTTCAATGATGTCAAAAATCCCACGATTTCCATACGAGGCGTTCAGTGAGGAAGACCTAGAAGCAATTCTTTGTAAATGTGGAATTCAGCCACAATGTGAATGTCCAGTAGAAGAAAAGAACCAGGAGCCGGAAATACTTTGCCAGGGTCGAGTACCTAAACATATTTTCATTGGTCAACCGCCTGGCTCAAAAAAGTTTCAAAGAGTTAAGGAAGTTGAAATATCTCCTCCATTTTACGACGCTAGAGTTAATGAATCAACAGCTTTCTATCAGGGATGTAAATGGAGCAAGTGGTCAGGTAATAGAAACGTGAAATCCTTGGATGAAATGCCTGGCCCTGCACACTACTCTTTAGAAAGACAACCAACTGATATTGATTTATGCGCTGAAAAAGTGCGAGCTCACAAACGTAAAACTTCTAAACAATACAGATTTATTGAAATGGTACAACGCAGGAATATCTTAGAAGGCGCACCCAGCCCGGCGACGTATACCCCAACAGAACCAAAAGGCACCGACTTGCAGTATCTTGGCTCGAAATCCGACAGGTTTCCGATATCACAATATGACATAAGTCCGGGTCCAGCAGATCATTGGTTGAAAAGAGATTTTGATTTATCTGATCCACCCGAGAAACCAAGTCGTGCTAGATTGCCAGAACCGGCTTGTTTTGGTATGAAGGCTCAAAGGTTTAGACCTCGTAAGGAAGAAGGTCCAAGTCCAGCCAGTTATAACTCGAATTACAAACCATGTCAATTTGTGACGTGTCCAAAAACACCTTTTGGATCAGCAACAGTTAGATTCAAATCAGATCCAATAGAAGATAGCGATGAAGAAGAAAATGTTGAGGAATCTCAGAATGGGGAATCGGGTAAGAAGGAACCATGCCCATCTCCTACGTGGCAATTTAGATCAAAGACTGTACGtatgaaattagaaaaaaaaccgaGAAATTCCCGTTCTACCGCCATTTCCACGCCAAAGTCGAAAATAACAAGGTCATGGCAACTGCAATATATTGCTCCATTTCTGTCATCTGAAGGTAGATTTCAACCTTGGTGTAACTATATACCAGTTTTTGGGAAACAAGTAACGCCAGGGCCTTGCTATTACAATTTAGAAAAGCCCAAGTGTGTCCCAGCTGTAAATCGTGGTCCACTTTGTAGATGTCCACGCTTCCATTCGCCTTTGTTTCAATCTCCAGCCCCTAACGAATATACAGTAGGAGGAGGTGTTGAAACTATTTTAAATACTCACAatcaaaaattaagaaaaaatatagaaaatctACATTCCTTTAACTGGAAACCCCCTGTCGAACCAAGAAAGCTAACCATAGAGCAAAAAGAAATTTTACTACTTAATAAATGCATTAATTTATGTGAACCAGAACCCGAGGTAGATGAATCAACGCCTGCCCAACCGCAAGCTGATGGCACTGATAAAGATCCgttgaaaaaacaaaaactactacGTTACTTTTTATATACTCATCAAATACCTGCATGTTCctaa